Proteins encoded within one genomic window of Panicum virgatum strain AP13 chromosome 1N, P.virgatum_v5, whole genome shotgun sequence:
- the LOC120653576 gene encoding putative cyclin-F2-1: MATTYAGGVPAAAWCGYGYDADIGASFRAMLGGIQSAALACWLPSPTDAHDDAPTTPVAVLPAPRSYGDDAVSINIKTPPPEKQPQQEQCGSEYDASIDATFRVMEADPAERPSPDYLSETQAGEMMMIDRATLVKSMHHFSRYYGLAPGALHRAVSYVDRFLSARKINGGERQLLLLGAAAVFAAAKYEDRKTTWRINADAVAAYAGCTRREALDAERELVAALGYRLSGPTAYTFVDHFLRHTQDREEEGSAAAVVKALAHHLASMALLDYRCVAFLPSAVAASAIVLARLVVLGYNSTTAPVARYAIEELSECMEAIYDLHENLQAWPGCEEMMEDWELTTQLIYSLPPPSMLMGMR; encoded by the coding sequence ATGGCGACGACGTATGCGGGGGGCGTTCCTGCCGCCGCGTGGTGCGGATATGGCTACGACGCCGACATCGGCGCCAGCTTCAGGGCCATGCTCGGCGGCATCCAGAGCGCCGCGTTGGCCTGTTGGCTTCCTTCCCCCACGGACGCTCACGACGACGCCCCGACGACGCCCGTGGCGGTGCTTCCAGCGCCGCGCAGCTACGGCGACGACGCGGTCTCCATCAACATCAAGACGCCGCCGCCCGAGAAGCAGCCGCAGCAGGAGCAGTGCGGAAGCGAGTACGATGCCAGCATCGACGCCACGTTCCGGGTCATGGAGGCAGACCCCGCGGAGCGGCCCTCGCCGGACTACCTCAGCGAGACGCAGGcgggggagatgatgatgatcgacCGCGCCACCCTCGTCAAGAGCATGCACCACTTCTCCAGGTACTACGGCCTCGCCCCGGGCGCGCTGCACCGCGCCGTCTCCTACGTCGACCGCTTCCTCTCGGCCAGGAAGAtcaacggcggcgagcgccagctcctcctcctgggCGCCGCGGCTGTCTTCGCCGCGGCCAAGTACGAGGACAGGAAGACCACGTGGAGGATCAacgccgacgccgtcgccgcgtaCGCCGGGTGCACCCGCCGCGAGGCCCTCGACGCGGAGCGCGAGCTGGTGGCGGCGCTCGGCTACCGCCTGAGCGGGCCCACGGCCTACACGTTCGTCGACCACTTCTTGAGGCACACGCAggacagggaggaggagggctcggcggcggcggtggtgaagGCCCTGGCGCACCACCTGGCCAGCATGGCGCTGCTGGATTACCGGTGCGTGGCGTTCCTACCGTCCGccgtggcggcgtcggcgaTCGTGCTGGCGAGGCTGGTAGTCCTGGGCTACAACTCGACGACGGCGCCGGTGGCCAGGTACGCGATCGAGGAGCTGAGCGAGTGCATGGAGGCGATCTACGACTTGCACGAGAACCTGCAGGCGTGGCCAGGATGCGAGGAGATGATGGAGGACTGGGAGCTCACCACTCAGCTCATATACTCCTTGCCTCCGCCGTCCATGCTGATGGGCATGCGGTGA
- the LOC120653577 gene encoding putative cyclin-F1-2, translated as MCSVAPFAFPGLACGAGAAPVLGVRPTTYAGGVPAAAWCGYGYDADIGASFRAMLGGIQSAALACWLPSPTDAHDDAPTTPVAVLPAPHSYGDDAVSINIKTPPPEKQPQQEQCGSEYDAGIDATFRVMETDPAERPSPDYLSETQAGEMMMIDRATLVKSMHHFSRYYGLAPGALHRAVSYVDRFLSARKINGGERQLLLLGAAAVFAAAKYEDRKTTWRINADAVAAYAGCTRREALDAERELVAALGYRLSGPTAYTFVDHFLRHTQDREEEGSAAAVVKALAHHLASMALLDYRCVAFLPSAVAASAIVLARLVVLGYNSTTAGYATEDLIECMEAIYDLHDNLQAWPGCEEMMGDWEVTTQLTYSLPLPSIMLMGMR; from the coding sequence ATGTGCTCCGTCGCTCCCTTCGCCTTTCCTGGCCTCGCctgtggcgccggcgccgcgcccgtTCTCGGCGTACGACCGACGACGTATGCGGGGGGCGTTCCTGCCGCCGCGTGGTGCGGATATGGCTACGACGCCGACATCGGCGCCAGCTTCAGGGCCATGCTCGGCGGCATCCAGAGCGCCGCGTTGGCCTGTTGGCTTCCTTCCCCCACGGACGCTCACGACGACGCCCCGACGACGCCCGTGGCGGTGCTTCCAGCGCCGCACAGCTACGGCGACGACGCGGTCTCCATCAACATCAAGACGCCGCCGCCCGAGAAGCAGCCGCAGCAGGAGCAGTGCGGAAGCGAGTACGATGCCGGCATCGACGCCACGTTCCGGGTCATGGAGACAGACCCCGCGGAGCGGCCCTCGCCGGACTACCTCAGCGAGACGCAGGcgggggagatgatgatgatcgacCGCGCCACCCTCGTCAAGAGCATGCACCACTTCTCCAGGTACTACGGCCTCGCCCCGGGCGCGCTGCACCGCGCCGTCTCCTACGTCGACCGCTTCCTCTCGGCCAGGAAGAtcaacggcggcgagcgccagctcctcctcctgggCGCCGCGGCTGTCTTCGCCGCGGCCAAGTACGAGGACAGGAAGACCACGTGGAGGATCAacgccgacgccgtcgccgcgtaCGCCGGGTGCACCCGCCGCGAGGCCCTCGACGCGGAGCGCGAGCTGGTGGCGGCGCTCGGCTACCGCCTGAGCGGGCCCACGGCCTACACGTTCGTCGACCACTTCTTGAGGCACACGCAggacagggaggaggagggctcggcggcggcggtggtgaagGCCCTGGCGCACCACCTGGCCAGCATGGCGCTGCTGGACTACCGGTGCGTGGCGTTCCTACCATCCGccgtggcggcgtcggcgaTCGTGCTGGCGAGGCTGGTAGTCCTGGGCTACAACTCGACGACGGCCGGGTACGCCACCGAGGACCTGATCGAGTGCATGGAGGCGATCTACGACCTGCACGACAACCTGCAGGCGTGGCCAGGATGCGAGGAGATGATGGGGGACTGGGAGGTCACTACTCAGCTCACATACTCCTTACCTCTGCCGTCCATCATGCTGATGGGCATGCGGTGA